The genomic DNA TTTAAAACTTAAAACAGCATCGGCAGCACTTTCTACAGTCATTGTATAAGGTAAATTCATACAAATAAATGCTTTATCAATATTTTTTAATGCTCTCATTTCAGGAATATCTTCTGTATCTCCAGAAATATAAACACGTTGTTTTCCAAAAGTTAAAACATATCCATTTCCTCTACCTTTAGGATGGAAGTGTAGTGCTTCTTCTCTTAAATTATACATAGGTATGGCTTCTATATTAAACGTTTCAAATTCTTCTTTAGCGCCATTAATCATTGTTGTAGTTATACTTCTTATATTTTTAGGTAGCTGTTCATAAACAGCTTCTGGAGCAATAATTTTAGCGTTAGATAAATCTAAAGCTTCAATAGTATTTAAATGTAAATGATCGCTATGTATATCTGTAATTAAAATATAGTCAGGTTTCGAAAATGTTTCAAAAGCATCTTTACCACCAGTTGGATCAACATATATTGTTTTTTCACCATAATTTAAAACCATTGTGGCATGCTCAATAGGTGTTATTTTTAATTCAGCAATTTCTTTTTCAGGAGCTTCAATTTCTATAGTTTCTTTTTTATCATTTTTACACGCAGTTAAACTAATAGCTAGAGCAAGAATTAGATAGTATTTTATTTTCATATTTTATAGTATTATAATTTTGGTTAAAGATAATTTCTTTATTTAAAATAATATAATTGTAACATTTAAATTAAAGTTAATACATATAAGTATGCAATTTTATTTTGAAAGTAGATTTTTTTAACGAAATTGCTTAGCATAAAATGTACAACCTTAAAACTAAAAATACCTTATGTCTGACGATTTTGACTTACTAGAAACAAATTCAAACGAAAAAACCGAAAAAGTAGATGTTAATTGGGGAAAAGCTATAGATACCATGAAGTCT from Lacinutrix sp. 5H-3-7-4 includes the following:
- a CDS encoding MBL fold metallo-hydrolase, which encodes MKIKYYLILALAISLTACKNDKKETIEIEAPEKEIAELKITPIEHATMVLNYGEKTIYVDPTGGKDAFETFSKPDYILITDIHSDHLHLNTIEALDLSNAKIIAPEAVYEQLPKNIRSITTTMINGAKEEFETFNIEAIPMYNLREEALHFHPKGRGNGYVLTFGKQRVYISGDTEDIPEMRALKNIDKAFICMNLPYTMTVESAADAVLSFKPKQVYPYHYRGTEGLSDVGAFKDIVNKKNNKIEVVQLDWYSNN